In a single window of the Streptomyces cinnabarinus genome:
- a CDS encoding type 1 glutamine amidotransferase domain-containing protein → MSKILFVLTGVDYWTLADGTRHPSGFWAEEAVAPYQRFTAEGHEIVVATPGGVVPTVDRGSLAAEVNGGQENADAVAAGLAAMTELKNPIRLEDVNLGDYAAVFYPGGHGPMEDLAVDAVSGRILVDALDAGLPLGVVCHGPAALLAATREDGANAFAGYRVAAFTNDEETQAGLAPKAKWLLETRLVEAGVDVRAAEPWAPHVIVDRNLVTGQNPASSAPLAAELLKKLA, encoded by the coding sequence ATGTCGAAGATTCTCTTCGTGCTGACCGGCGTCGACTATTGGACCCTTGCCGACGGCACCCGCCACCCCTCCGGCTTCTGGGCCGAGGAGGCCGTCGCCCCCTACCAGCGGTTCACCGCCGAGGGCCACGAGATCGTCGTCGCCACGCCCGGCGGTGTCGTGCCCACCGTCGACCGGGGCAGCCTCGCCGCCGAGGTCAACGGCGGCCAGGAGAACGCGGACGCGGTCGCGGCCGGGCTCGCCGCGATGACCGAGCTGAAGAACCCGATCCGGCTGGAGGACGTGAACCTCGGCGACTACGCCGCCGTCTTCTACCCCGGCGGCCACGGCCCCATGGAGGACCTGGCGGTCGACGCCGTCTCCGGCCGGATCCTCGTCGACGCCCTGGACGCCGGACTGCCGCTCGGCGTGGTCTGCCACGGACCGGCCGCGCTGCTCGCCGCCACCCGCGAGGACGGCGCCAACGCCTTCGCCGGGTACCGGGTTGCCGCCTTCACCAACGACGAGGAGACCCAGGCAGGTCTCGCCCCCAAGGCGAAGTGGCTGCTGGAGACCCGGCTCGTCGAGGCGGGCGTGGACGTGCGGGCCGCCGAGCCGTGGGCGCCGCACGTCATCGTCGACCGCAACCTCGTGACCGGCCAGAACCCCGCCTCCTCGGCCCCGCTGGCGGCCGAGCTGCTGAAGAAGCTGGCCTGA
- a CDS encoding LysR family transcriptional regulator, with amino-acid sequence MSHKEANGAQGAQAPGPVTQDLNLVRTFLAVYRSGSFTAAAQLLGISQPTVTTQVKALERQSGRELFARLPRGVTPTPYAHDLAARVAAPLDALLAATGHDPAEAGPPAPVHLAGPAELLCLRILPALAPLVAEGVRLRVSPGLTDPLLEELRAGRHDLVIATHRPRGRTLLSTPLLDEEFVLAAAPVWADRIGDRVTTEGPGVLHTVPLVSYAEDLPILRRYWRHVFDQRLNCRAAVTMPDLRGVLTAVTSGAGFSVLPRYLCERELAEGALMPLHEPEDAPINTGYLVQRPGTSENPHVGEVRDVLLRLGPTW; translated from the coding sequence GTGAGCCATAAGGAAGCCAATGGAGCGCAGGGTGCCCAGGCCCCCGGCCCGGTCACCCAGGACCTGAACCTGGTCCGGACGTTCCTCGCCGTCTACCGCTCCGGCTCCTTCACCGCCGCCGCGCAGTTGCTGGGCATCTCCCAGCCCACGGTGACCACCCAGGTCAAGGCCCTGGAGCGGCAGTCGGGCCGCGAGCTGTTCGCCCGGCTGCCCAGGGGCGTCACGCCCACGCCGTACGCCCATGACCTGGCCGCCAGGGTCGCCGCCCCGCTGGACGCGCTGCTCGCGGCCACCGGGCACGACCCGGCGGAGGCGGGCCCGCCGGCCCCGGTCCATCTGGCCGGTCCCGCCGAACTCCTCTGCCTGCGGATCCTGCCCGCACTGGCCCCGCTGGTCGCCGAGGGCGTACGGCTGCGGGTGAGCCCCGGGCTGACGGATCCGCTGCTGGAGGAGTTGCGGGCGGGCCGCCACGACCTGGTCATCGCCACCCACCGCCCCCGGGGCCGGACCCTGCTGTCGACGCCGCTGCTCGACGAGGAGTTCGTCCTGGCGGCGGCGCCGGTGTGGGCGGACCGGATCGGCGACCGGGTGACGACCGAGGGCCCCGGCGTCCTGCACACCGTCCCCCTGGTCTCCTACGCCGAGGACCTCCCGATCCTCCGCCGCTACTGGCGCCACGTCTTCGACCAGCGCCTGAACTGCCGGGCCGCAGTGACGATGCCGGACCTGCGGGGCGTCCTGACGGCGGTGACCTCGGGGGCGGGCTTCTCGGTCCTGCCGCGGTATTTGTGCGAACGGGAGCTGGCGGAGGGTGCGTTGATGCCTCTGCACGAGCCGGAGGATGCGCCGATCAATACGGGGTACTTGGTCCAACGCCCCGGGACGTCCGAGAACCCGCACGTCGGGGAGGTACGGGACGTGCTCCTGCGTCTGGGCCCCACCTGGTGA